A genomic region of Synechococcus sp. NOUM97013 contains the following coding sequences:
- the trpS gene encoding tryptophan--tRNA ligase produces the protein MGRPRVLSGVQPTGALHLGNWLGAIRNWVDLQNDHDTFFCVVDLHAVTVPHDPQRLANDTLTTAALYLACGLDPEKSTVFVQSQVTAHSELCWLLNCITPLNWLERMIQFKEKALKQGDNVSVGLLDYPVLMAADILLYDADLVPVGEDQKQHLELARDIAQQRINARFGSEETPILKVPKPMILKEGARVMSLTDGRSKMSKSDPNEGSRITLLDPPELITKKIKKAKTDPERGLEFGNPDRPETDNLLGLYAILSGKGRDAAALECADMGWGQFKPLLAEAAVAALEPIQQRYRELMNDRSQLESVLRDGRERASVVAEANVQRVRKSMGFLSPS, from the coding sequence ATGGGGCGGCCACGCGTTCTCTCGGGTGTTCAGCCGACCGGTGCCCTGCATCTGGGCAACTGGCTGGGGGCGATTCGCAACTGGGTGGATCTCCAGAACGATCACGACACCTTTTTCTGTGTTGTGGATCTGCATGCGGTCACGGTTCCCCATGATCCGCAACGGCTGGCTAACGACACCCTGACGACCGCCGCTCTGTATCTGGCCTGCGGGCTGGATCCAGAGAAATCCACTGTGTTCGTGCAGAGCCAGGTGACCGCCCACAGCGAACTCTGCTGGCTTCTGAACTGCATCACCCCCTTGAACTGGCTGGAGAGAATGATCCAGTTCAAGGAAAAAGCCCTGAAACAAGGAGACAACGTCTCTGTGGGTCTCCTGGACTACCCGGTGCTGATGGCCGCGGACATCCTTCTCTATGACGCAGACCTCGTGCCGGTCGGTGAAGACCAGAAGCAGCATCTCGAGCTGGCACGCGATATCGCCCAGCAACGGATCAACGCGCGCTTTGGCTCGGAGGAGACCCCGATCCTGAAAGTGCCCAAGCCGATGATCCTTAAAGAAGGGGCCCGGGTGATGAGCCTCACCGACGGTCGCAGCAAGATGAGCAAAAGCGACCCCAATGAGGGCAGTCGCATCACTCTGCTTGACCCGCCAGAGCTGATCACCAAGAAGATCAAGAAAGCCAAGACAGATCCCGAGCGCGGCCTGGAATTCGGAAACCCCGATCGCCCGGAAACCGACAACCTGCTCGGTCTCTACGCCATTCTCAGCGGCAAAGGTCGCGACGCTGCGGCCCTGGAATGCGCAGACATGGGATGGGGACAGTTCAAACCCCTGCTTGCAGAAGCTGCCGTGGCGGCCCTGGAACCAATCCAACAGCGCTATCGGGAGCTGATGAACGACAGGTCCCAACTGGAATCTGTCCTGCGCGACGGACGCGAACGCGCCAGCGTCGTTGCAGAAGCCAATGTTCAACGCGTGCGGAAATCGATGGGCTTCCTGAGTCCCAGCTGA
- a CDS encoding YcjF family protein, which translates to MQLPVPTIPSQSLKDALVTPRVLGPLAVSAGVLISGQWLLADVMHLPGGGLSVLAAGVGIWWLAKPPKRPSFREPVSLQGWVKRCEEVLHQFAELESALGLTALRVPRETELRRIEQFDAPLSLGVVATQGTELPATDQLQSAMAGVKALDLCIAKPLPVTATAWRWPEDLQELDVLLHVLPLPLRAADLLWLEQLPFDRPVWLLLKSSGCTESTDPLDALRCQLPERWHRNLLTWSGDPSQLRGVLQPVRQQLIQSERVRQRTRQRLLGNLHRQWQAELEALRRTQFRSLLQRSQWVVAGVVAASPVPSLDLMAVVVGNGLLVKEMAKIWACPWSADVLQAVARQLAVAALAQGVVEWTGQALLGLAKLDGGSWLAAGAMQALSAAYLTRVVGASMADWMALNAGVSEPDLEELKRQAPLLVARAAEQERLDLHGFAQQARQWLQNGQSWSTT; encoded by the coding sequence GTGCAGCTTCCGGTACCCACGATCCCTTCCCAGTCGTTGAAGGACGCGTTGGTGACTCCTCGGGTGTTGGGACCTCTGGCTGTGTCCGCTGGTGTCCTCATCAGTGGGCAGTGGCTGCTGGCCGACGTGATGCATCTTCCAGGCGGTGGCCTGAGCGTGCTGGCGGCAGGGGTCGGCATCTGGTGGTTGGCGAAGCCGCCGAAGCGCCCCAGCTTCCGCGAACCCGTCTCACTGCAGGGATGGGTCAAACGCTGCGAGGAAGTGCTGCATCAGTTCGCCGAACTGGAGTCAGCCCTTGGTCTGACGGCATTGCGTGTACCGCGTGAGACCGAGCTGCGACGCATTGAGCAGTTCGATGCGCCTCTCAGTCTTGGGGTTGTGGCGACTCAGGGAACCGAGCTTCCAGCCACCGATCAGCTCCAGAGCGCGATGGCTGGTGTCAAAGCTCTGGATCTCTGCATCGCCAAGCCTCTTCCCGTCACTGCAACAGCGTGGCGTTGGCCGGAGGATCTGCAAGAGCTGGACGTGCTGCTGCACGTGTTGCCGCTACCGCTCCGTGCGGCCGATCTGCTCTGGCTAGAACAGCTTCCCTTTGACCGCCCGGTCTGGCTGTTGTTGAAATCCTCGGGTTGCACGGAATCGACCGATCCACTCGATGCCTTGCGCTGCCAGTTGCCTGAACGCTGGCATCGAAACCTTCTCACCTGGTCCGGTGATCCCAGTCAGTTGCGTGGGGTGCTGCAACCGGTGCGGCAACAGCTCATCCAGTCGGAACGGGTGCGTCAGCGCACCCGCCAGCGTTTGCTGGGCAATCTTCATCGTCAATGGCAAGCGGAGCTGGAAGCGTTGCGTCGAACGCAATTCCGGTCGCTGTTGCAGCGCAGTCAGTGGGTTGTGGCAGGCGTCGTGGCTGCATCCCCTGTTCCCAGCCTTGACCTGATGGCCGTTGTTGTGGGCAACGGTTTGCTCGTGAAGGAGATGGCCAAGATCTGGGCCTGCCCTTGGAGCGCAGATGTGTTGCAAGCGGTGGCCCGTCAGCTGGCGGTCGCCGCTCTGGCCCAGGGCGTGGTGGAGTGGACCGGTCAGGCGCTGCTTGGCCTGGCCAAGCTCGATGGCGGCAGTTGGCTGGCGGCTGGAGCCATGCAAGCGCTCAGTGCGGCCTATCTCACCCGCGTGGTGGGTGCATCCATGGCGGATTGGATGGCGCTGAATGCTGGTGTTTCCGAACCTGACCTTGAGGAGCTGAAGCGTCAGGCTCCTTTGTTGGTGGCGCGTGCTGCAGAGCAGGAGCGTCTGGATCTCCATGGCTTTGCTCAGCAGGCGCGTCAGTGGTTGCAGAACGGTCAGAGCTGGTCGACCACCTGA